In Mercurialis annua linkage group LG5, ddMerAnnu1.2, whole genome shotgun sequence, a single genomic region encodes these proteins:
- the LOC126680924 gene encoding GEM-like protein 7 translates to MHSKVGIHQPLFSIVYILPGYNFLSSSPSTLSAIRNTKLLVLYLTCNLYSLSNMTNSAQKQVIGIPISSAANVVQRRPARLLLDNTATPSYVQTPANKSLAVKQDKLDSMVKRMNKLVRKADKFAHGIREHVKLGTKITETLKGKLSLGAKILQVGGVKKIFRQFFTVRDGERLLKVSQCYLSTTSGPIAGLLFISTEKIAFCSERSIKLSSPEGEIVRIHYKAVIPLKKIKSANQSENVKKPSQKLIELVTVDDFDFWFMGFLNHHKVFKCLQQAISQAWMSSSTSHLN, encoded by the exons ATGCATTCAAAAGTTGGCATTCACCAACCTCTTTTCTCTATAGTATATATACTTCCAGGATATAACTTCTTATCATCATCACCATCAACTCTCTCAGCAATCAGAAACACAAAACTACTTGTCCTCTATTTGACTTGCAATCTTTATTCATTATCAAACATGACGAATTCAGCTCAGAAACAAGTTATTGGGATTCCAATCTCCTCAGCAGCAAATGTTGTACAGAGAAGGCCTGCCAGACTTCTACTTGACAATACTGCTACCCCATCTTATGTTCAAACTCCTGCAAATAAGTCTCTTGCAGTCAAACAAG ATAAATTAGATTCCATGGTGAAAAGGATGAATAAGCTAGTCAGAAAAGCTGACAAATTTGCACATGGAATCCGCGAGCATG TAAAACTGGGAACAAAAATCACTGAAACTCTCAAGGGGAAGTTGAGCTTGGGAGCAAAAATTCTCCAAGTGGGAGGAGTCAAGAAAATTTTTAGACAGTTTTTTACTGTGAGAGACGGAGAAAGATTGTTGAAAGTTTCCCAATGTTATCTATCAACAACATCTGGTCCAATTGCAGGACTTCTCTTTATCTCCACCGAAAAGATTGCTTTCTGCAGTGAGAGATCTATTAAATTGTCATCTCCAGAAGGAGAGATAGTCAGGATCCATTACAAG GCTGTGATCCCACTGAAAAAGATAAAGAGTGCAAACCAAAGTGAAAATGTCAAGAAGCCATCACAAAAGCTCATAGAATTAGTGACAGTTGATGATTTTGATTTCTGGTTTATGGGTTTCTTAAATCATCATAAAGTTTTCAAGTGTCTTCAGCAAGCAATATCTCAAGCTTGGATGTCCTCATCTACAAGTCACCTAAATTAG
- the LOC126680925 gene encoding putative GEM-like protein 8, with amino-acid sequence MKNSVQELFIGIPITSPANPVQRRPSRLLLDNVAIQSYVPTLANKSLAVKQDKIDSVLKKINMLGRKADKFAHGIREHVKLGTKITETLKGKLSLGAKILKVGGVKKIFRQFFTITEGERLLKACQCYLSTTAGPIAGLLFISNEKIAFCSERSIKLSSPEGKMARIHYKAVIPLNKIKTANQSENVKKPSQKFIEIMTVDDFDFWFMGFLNNQKAFKCLQQAISQAGMSTATSHLN; translated from the exons ATGAAGAATTCAGTTCAGGAACTGTTTATTGGGATTCCAATCACCTCACCAGCAAACCCAGTACAGAGAAGGCCTAGTCGACTTCTACTTGACAATGTAGCTATCCAATCTTATGTTCCAACTCTTGCAAATAAGTCTCTTGCGGTCAAGCAAG ATAAAATAGATTCAGTGCTGAAAAAGATAAATATGCTAGGCAGAAAAGCCGATAAATTTGCACATGGAATCCGCGAGCATG TGAAGCTGGGAACCAAAATCACTGAAACTCTCAAGGGGAAGTTGAGCTTGGGAGCAAAAATTCTTAAAGTGGGAGGAGTCAAGAAAATTTTTAGACAGTTTTTTACAATCACAGAAGGAGAAAGATTATTGAAGGCCTGCCAGTGTTATCTGTCAACAACAGCCGGCCCTATTGCAGGACTTCTATTTATCTCCAACGAAAAGATTGCTTTCTGTAGTGAAAGATCTATTAAATTGTCTTCTCCAGAAGGAAAAATGGCCAGGATCCATTACAAG GCTGTGATCCCATTGAACAAGATAAAGACTGCAAACCAAAGTGAAAATGTGAAGAAGCCGTCACAAAAGTTCATCGAAATAATGACAGTTGATGATTTTGATTTCTGGTTTATGGGTTTCTTAAACAATCAGAAAGCTTTTAAGTGTCTTCAGCAAGCAATATCTCAAGCTGGGATGTCCACAGCTACAAGTCACCTTAATTAG
- the LOC130014512 gene encoding GEM-like protein 4, translating into MKISVQEQVIGIPSRLLLDNRATQTYAPTPANKSLTVKQDNIDSVLKRINKLGRKADKFAHGIREHVKLGAKITETLMGKLSLGAKILQVGGVKKIFRQFFTVREGERLLKACQCYLSTTAGPIAGLLFISSEKIAFCSERSIKLSSPEGQMVRIHYKAVIPLNKIKTANQSENVKKPSQKFIEIVTVDDFEFWFMGFLNNQKAFKCLQQAVSQAWMSTAETHQN; encoded by the exons ATGAAGATTTCAGTTCAAGAACAAGTAATTGGGATTCCAAGTAGGCTTCTACTTGACAATAGGGCTACCCAAACCTATGCTCCAACTCCGGCAAATAAGTCTCTTACTGTCAAACAAG ATAATATAGATTCAGTGCTGAAAAGGATAAATAAGCTAGGCAGAAAAGCTGACAAATTTGCACATGGAATCCGCGAGCATG TGAAACTGGGAGCCAAAATTACTGAAACTCTCATGGGGAAATTGAGCTTGGGGGCAAAAATTCTTCAAGTGGGAGGAGTCAAGAAAATTTTCAGGCAGTTTTTTACTGTCCGAGAAGGAGAAAGATTGTTGAAGGCCTGTCAGTGTTATCTGTCAACAACAGCCGGTCCTATTGCAGGACTTCTATTTATCTCCAGCGAAAAGATTGCTTTCTGTAGTGAGAGATCTATTAAATTGTCTTCTCCGGAAGGACAAATGGTCAGGATCCATTACAAG GCTGTGATCCCATTGAACAAGATAAAGACCGCAAACCAAAGTGAAAATGTGAAGAAGCCATCACAAAAGTTCATAGAAATAGTGACAGTTGATGATTTTGAATTCTGGTTTATGGGTTTCTTAAACAATCAGAAAGCTTTCAAGTGTCTTCAGCAAGCAGTATCTCAAGCTTGGATGTCTACAGCTGAAACTCACCAGAATTAG